From the genome of Perca flavescens isolate YP-PL-M2 chromosome 1, PFLA_1.0, whole genome shotgun sequence, one region includes:
- the caprin1a gene encoding caprin-1a, whose translation MPSAMVGNNAVQSAIPDLGNGSNSEAMKQVLAVIDKKVRNMEKKKSKLDDCQARKSKGEQLNQDQLDALTKYQEITNNLDFARELQKSFMALGQEIQKAVKKTARREQLQREEMEQRRLKTVLELQFLLDQLGDESVRQDLKRPDATGSTLLTDADLTSLDELYKLVGPDRNYDVRLTDQYEEASVHLWELLDGRDKAVAGTTYKSLKDSLDKVLLSGYFDRAQTHQNGMCEEEEEQEQEEQTVVAESKAGKQPSEPEGTATEKYTEPIPVETTEFVNRQFIPETTYSSTDKDQVEEWTVEAQMVNSLQHQPPVQLATEPTVTVNNGTPPPPADPVVRKQVVQDLMAQMQGTYNFMQDSMLEFDGQALDPAIVSAQPMKPVQTVDLQQLGGPSTHTESRHSQTSAVPGPQESSQALMSSEQSPAPCSLSSAFPPVSKPTHTGGINVNAAPFQSVQAVFNLNAPVPPATDGQADPLKQLSQFPGGYGQGFSSQSECTVEQPDIPQETLQPVVGGFQPQDQVMPSAGGNEESSPGAVFGQSGQSFYNSRAVPRGGPRNGRGMMNGYRGSSNGFRGGYEGYRPPFSNAPSSGYGQTQFNTSRDYSNNAYQREGYQQNYKRGAAQGPRGLSRGNAQAMRS comes from the exons ATGCCTTCAGCAATGGTTGGCAACAATGCTGTCCAGTCTGCTATTCCAGACCTGGGAAATGGAAGTAATTCTGAGGCCATGAAACAGGTTCTTGCTGTGATTGACAAGAAGGTTCGCAATATGGAGAAGAAAAAG TCCAAACTTGATGACTGTCAGGCAAGGAAGAGTAAGGGAGAACAACTGAATCAGGATCAGCTG GATGCCTTGACAAAGTACCAGGAGATCACCAACAACCTTGACTTTGCTCGAGAACTACAAAAAAGCTTCATGGCATTGGGTCAAGAG ATTCAAAAGGCAGTGAAGAAGACTGCTAGACGGGAACAGCTGCAGCGGGAGGAGATGGAACAACGGCGGCTGAAGACAGTTTTGGAGCTCCAGTTTTTACTGGACCAGTTGGGCGATGAGAGTGTCAGGCAGGACCTTAAACGGCCTGATGCAACTGGTTCCACTTTGCTCACTGACGCTGACCTCACATCCCTTGATGAGTTATACAAACTGGTGGGACCTGATAGGAACTATGATGTCAG GTTGACTGACCAATATGAAGAGGCCTCGGTACACTTGTGGGAACTGCTTGATGGCCGAGACAAGGCCGTGGCAGGGACAACAT ACAAGTCACTGAAGGACTCTCTGGACAAAGTGCTGCTGAGTGGTTACTTTGACAGAGCACAAACTCATCAGAATGGGATGTgcgaagaggaagaggaacagGAACAGGAGGAGCAGACTGTGGTGGCTGAGTCTAAGGCTGGGAAGCAGCCATCAGAACCTG AAGGAACAGCTACTGAAAAATACACAGAGCCAATTCCAGTGGAAACCACAGAG TTTGTAAACAGACAGTTCATTCCAGAAACTACGTACAGCAGTACAGACAAAGACCAAGTGGAGGAGTGGACAGTGGAGGCTCAG ATGGTGAATTCCCTCCAGCACCAGCCCCCTGTCCAGCTGGCTACAGAACCAACCGTAACTGTGAACAATGGCACTCCCCCTCCGCCCGCCGACCCAGTGGTCAGGAAGCAGGTGGTGCAAGACCTCATGGCCCAAATGCAAGGGACGTACAACTTCATGCAG GACTCCATGTTGGAGTTTGATGGCCAGGCTCTGGACCCAGCTATCGTGTCCGCCCAGCCGATGAAGCCCGTGCAGACTGTTGACCTACAGCAGCTGGGCGGCCCTTCAA CCCACACAGAGTCCAGACATTCTCAAACAAGTGCAGTGCCTGGACCACAGGAATCCTCACAA GCCTTGATGTCGTCTGAGCAGTCCCCAGCCCCGTGTTCCTTGTCCTCTGCTTTCCCACCTGTCTCCAAACCCACCCATACTGGAGGCATCAATGTCAACGCTGCGCCCTTCCAGTCAGTGCAAGCG GTATTTAATCTGAATGCGCCTGTACCTCCAGCCACTGATGGCCAAGCAGATCCTCTGAAGCAGCTCAGCCAGTTCCCTGGTGGCTACGGACAGGGCTTTAGCAGCCAGTCGGAGTGTACTGTAGAGCAGCCTGACATTCCACAGGAGACATTACAGCCAG tTGTTGGTGGGTTCCAGCCCCAAGACCAGGTCATGCCCTCAGCAGGAGGCAATGAAGAGTCCTCTCCAGGCGCAGTGTTTGGACAGTCGGGCCAGTccttttacaacagcagggctGTGCCCAGGGGTGGCCCCAGGAACGGCCGCGGCATGATGAACGGATACCGGGGTTCCTCCAATGGATTTAGAG gGGGATATGAAGGCTATCGCCCTCCTTTCTCAAATGCTCCAAGCAGTGGTTATGGTCAAACCCAATTTAACACGTCTCGGGACTATTCCAATAACGCCTACCAGCGG GAGGGATATCAGCAAAACTACAAGCGGGGAGCTGCCCAAGGACCTCGAGGTTTGTCTAGAGGAAATGCTCAAGCAATGCGATCCTAA
- the nucb2a gene encoding nucleobindin-2a gives MRSRIHNKMCWSRALLTGCVLLLVQLLCFEAVPISMDKTKVQEPEKKIEEPPPSVDTGLHYDRYLREVIDFLEKDQHFREKLHNTDMEDIKQGKLAKELDFVSHHVRTKLDELKRQEVNRLRTLIKAKQDLEGGNDIAVDHQALLKQFEYLNHMNPHTFEVDDLDRLIKSATKDLENFDKERHEEFKKYEMMKEHDRREHLKALDDDERKKEEEHYEDMRKKHADHPKVNHPGSQNQLKEVWEEADGLDPEDFDPKTFFNLHDTNGDGFFDEQELEALFTKELEKIYDPTNEEDDMVEMEEERLRMREHVMNEVDSNKDRLVSMDEFLVATKKKEFLEPDSWETLEQNQAYTDEEMREFEEHLVQQEQDLNQKADDIQKQRDELERQQEQLNAQKIELQQAVEHMERLKTQKVEPPPEVHVEGNAIPEMHAFDSQLHPEQEAQPQGHQPAPQDPQHAPQEHYEQHQDLAQQGLPQTHQDLPPGHQEAAQGQHHLP, from the exons ATGAGGTCCAGGATTCATAATAAA ATGTGTTGGAGCCGGGCCCTTCTCACCGGCTGTGTTCTGCTGCTTGTCCAGTTGCTGTGTTTTGAGGCAGTGCCCATCAGTATGGATAAGACAAAAGTCCAAGAGccagagaaaaaaatagaagaGCCTCCACCTAGTGTG GACACTGGACTCCACTACGACCGCTATCTCAGGGAAGTCATCGATTTTCTTGAGAAAGATCAGCATTTCAGAGAAAAGCTCCACAATACAGACATGGAAGACATCAAG CAAGGTAAGCTGGCCAAAGAGCTGGACTTTGTCAGCCATCATGTCCGAACCAAACTGGATGAGCTGAAGCGGCAGGAGGTAAACAGACTCCGAACTCTGATTAAGGCCAAGCAAGACCTTGAAGGAGGGAATG ACATAGCCGTGGACCACCAGGCTCTGCTGAAACAGTTTGAGTATTTGAACCACATGAACCCACATACATTTGAAGTGGATGACCTGGATCGCCTCATCAAATCG GCCACTAAAGATCTGGAGAACTTTGACAAAGAGAGACACGAGGAGTTCAAGAAGTATGAAATGATGAAAGAGCACGACAGACGGGAACACCTGAAAGCACTAGACGAtgacgaaagaaaaaaagaggaggagcACTATGAGGACATGAGGAAGAAGCATGCTGACCACCCCAAAGTCAACCACCCG GGTAGCCAGAATCAACTGAAGGAGGTGTGGGAGGAAGCTGATGGCTTGGACCCTGAAGATTTTGACCCAAAGACCTTTTTCAACCTGCATG ATACCAATGGAGATGGCTTTTTTGATGAACAGGAACTGGAGGCGTTGTTCACCAAAGAG CTGGAAAAAATTTATGACCCCACCAATGAAGAGGATGATATGGTGgagatggaggaagagaggCTACGTATGAGAGAGCATGTTATGAATGAG GTGGATTCTAACAAAGACAGGCTGGTCTCCATGGATGAGTTCCTGGTTGCTACAAAGAAAAAGGAATTCTTGGAGCCAGATAGCTGGGAG ACCCTGGAGCAGAACCAGGCTTACACAGATGAGGAGATGAGGGAGTTTGAGGAGCATCTTGTTCAGCAGGAACAGGACCTCAACCAGAAGGCTGATGACATCCAGAAACAGAGAGACGAGCTGGAGAGACAGCAGGAGCAGCTTAATGCACAGAAAATAGAGCTGCAACAG GCAGTTGAGCATATGGAAAGGCTGAAAACACAGAAAGTAGAACCCCCTCCAGAGGTTCACG TCGAAGGGAATGCTATCCCAGAGATGCACGCATTTGACAGCCAGTTGCATCCTGAACAAGAGGCCCAACCACAAGGACATCAACCTGCACCCCAAGATCCTCAACATGCACCTCAGGAACACTATGAACAACATCAAGACCTGGCCCAGCAGGGGCTCCCCCAGACACACCAGGATCTGCCACCAGGCCACCAAGAAGCTGCACAAGGCCAGCATCACCTGCCATAA